Proteins encoded together in one Mercenaria mercenaria strain notata chromosome 18, MADL_Memer_1, whole genome shotgun sequence window:
- the LOC123538706 gene encoding transcription elongation factor A N-terminal and central domain-containing protein 2-like isoform X2 → MDDDSYIQSFVNELTNRTTTTTTSKIATIKMDRFIIRNPTSANCNTSSGKSSGSRMKQTTIESLKGVVVVDDILHHKSRLQLSTSSKEEKLNSLNELGKKTPPRHIMMSTKIGRVINKLRNSEDEDIKKAAKKVYVKWKSHFVEHMDRPMIEVKCDLKTEKLRTSGTKLLTEALSVQDIPSLMYCQSFPALR, encoded by the exons ATGGATGATGACAGTTATATTCAGTCATTCGTAAACGAGTTAACAAAccgaacaacaacaacaacaacatcaaaaatTGCAACAATAAAAATGGATCGATTTATCATCAGAAATCCTACTTCAGCAAATTGTAATACTTCATCAGGCAAATCAAGTGGGTCAAGAATGAAACAAACAACTATAGAATCTCTGAAA GGGGTGGTTGTTGTGGATGATATTCTGCATCATAAATCACGACTCCAGCTTTCAACATCttcaaaagaagaaaaacttaATAGCCTTAATGAGCTTGGCAAGAAAACTCCACCTCGACACATCATGATGAGCACCAAAATAG GAAGGGTGATCAATAAGTTACGGAACAGTGAAGATGAAGATATAAAGAAAGCTGCAAAGAAGGTATATGTGAAATGGAAAAGTCATTTTGTGGAGCACATGGATCGTCCCATGATTGAAGTAAAATGTGATCTGAAGACAGAAAAATTGAGGACATCAGGGACCAAACTGTTGACAGAGGCTTTGAGTGTACAA GACATTCCCAGTCTCATGTATTGTCAATCTTTTCCAGCCCTCAGATAA
- the LOC123538706 gene encoding transcription elongation factor A N-terminal and central domain-containing protein 2-like isoform X1: MDDDSYIQSFVNELTNRTTTTTTSKIATIKMDRFIIRNPTSANCNTSSGKSSGSRMKQTTIESLKGVVVVDDILHHKSRLQLSTSSKEEKLNSLNELGKKTPPRHIMMSTKIGRVINKLRNSEDEDIKKAAKKVYVKWKSHFVEHMDRPMIEVKCDLKTEKLRTSGTKLLTEALSVQPSDKLPETIERETFQQHKRLINNSYRRTIRHLVFTLKNQEEVRTKVKSGETTVSDFVKDNKKS, encoded by the exons ATGGATGATGACAGTTATATTCAGTCATTCGTAAACGAGTTAACAAAccgaacaacaacaacaacaacatcaaaaatTGCAACAATAAAAATGGATCGATTTATCATCAGAAATCCTACTTCAGCAAATTGTAATACTTCATCAGGCAAATCAAGTGGGTCAAGAATGAAACAAACAACTATAGAATCTCTGAAA GGGGTGGTTGTTGTGGATGATATTCTGCATCATAAATCACGACTCCAGCTTTCAACATCttcaaaagaagaaaaacttaATAGCCTTAATGAGCTTGGCAAGAAAACTCCACCTCGACACATCATGATGAGCACCAAAATAG GAAGGGTGATCAATAAGTTACGGAACAGTGAAGATGAAGATATAAAGAAAGCTGCAAAGAAGGTATATGTGAAATGGAAAAGTCATTTTGTGGAGCACATGGATCGTCCCATGATTGAAGTAAAATGTGATCTGAAGACAGAAAAATTGAGGACATCAGGGACCAAACTGTTGACAGAGGCTTTGAGTGTACAA CCCTCAGATAAACTTCCAGAGACCATAGAGAGAGAGACATTTCAACAACACAAAAGACTGATAAATAACAGTTACAGAAGAACTATCAGACATCTTGTGTTTACATTGAAAAATCAGGAAGAAGTAAGAACTAAAGTCAAATCAGGGGAAACAACTGTGTCTGACTTTGTGAAGGACAATAAGAAAAGCTGA
- the LOC123537849 gene encoding BTB/POZ domain-containing protein 6-like, whose amino-acid sequence MAEILESLEDWQAGRSVVDCNKFMLQNEINCDVTFLLGQKKEAIKAHKYMLVSRSSVFQSIFCGSISGSSNNDTIPVSDIDTETFKTLLMFLYCEQAAVNAGNVKQLLYAAKKYAVKGLVDRCLTFLESSMNVQNVCNILEQVHLYDGKNLEAKCVNFIYEHAEDVLKSQAFTSLCPSCVEHIVKADELVVKERLVYEAVLSWADKECKRRHLEVTDENLRTMLGQTLFHVRFPLLDPVYFTNAISTRELLTMQEVIAVYQYFNGRAQPSNWKFCINRRRGFSISNVVRYNLISMEGFQRPKSGESDSIKFSCSEHILLHGASMYGSLDEAADYDVRIELWHCSEKENVQLASNFLTLSTTRTQHMYDVMLSAPVTLSPGKQYKISVEMKGPPTKMGYGGKSDITADGVNFHFMSLKGCKTTIGKGQIPGLLFTHTDVKQKN is encoded by the exons ATGGCAGAAATCCTTGAGAGTCTGGAAGATTGGCAAGCAGGGAGGAGTGTGGTAGATTGCAATAAGTTCATGCTACAGAATGAAATCAACTGTGATGTTACATTTTTACTGGGGCAGAAAAAAGAGGCCATTAAAGCCCACAAGTACATGCTTGTGAGTCGAAGTTCAGTGTTTCAGTCAATATTCTGTGGTTCAATTTCTGGTAGCAGCAACAATGATACTATTCCAGTATCAGACATAGATACTGAGACATTCAAAACATTGTTAAT GTTTTTATACTGTGAACAAGCAGCTGTAAATGCAGGTAATGTAAAACAACTGTTATATGCTGCCAAGAAGTATGCTGTGAAAGGCCTTGTGGACAGATGTCTGACATTTCTAGAATCTTCAATGaatgttcagaatgtttgtaatattttagaacag GTGCACCTGTATGATGGGAAGAACCTGGAAGCAAAATGTGTCAACTTTATATATGAGCATGCTGAGGATGTCCTCAAGTCACAGGCATTTACTAGTCTATGTCCAAGCTGTGTGGAACACATTGTTAAAG CTGATGAACTGGTTGTGAAGGAGAGATTAGTGTATGAAGCTGTGTTGAGCTGGGCAGATAAAGAGTGCAAAAGAAGACACTTAGAG GTTACTGATGAAAATCTAAGGACAATGCTTGGACAGACTTTATTCCATGTAAGATTTCCTCTTTTGGACCCGGTATATTTCACAAATGCCATCTCAACACGTGAGTTACTGACAATGCAGGAGGTTATCGCTGTATACCAGTACTTTAATGGTAGAGCACAGCCATCTAACTGGAAGTTTTGTATCAACAGGAGAAGAGGATTTTCAATTAGCAATGTAGTCAG ATACAATCTTATTTCAATGGAAGGCTTTCAAAGGCCTAAGTCTGGAGAGAGTGACTCGATTAAATTTTCCTGTTCAGAACATATTCTTCTACATGGTGCATCAATGTATGGCTCACTTGATGAGGCGGCAGACTATGATGTGAGAATAGAACTCTGGCATTGTTCTGAGAAGGAAAATGTTCAACTGGCATCAAATTTTCTGACCTTAAGTACGACACGCACGCAGCATATGTATGATGTTATGTTGTCTGCCCCAGTGACTTTGTCGCCAGGCAAACAGTACAAAATTTCTGTGGAGATGAAAGGGCCCCCTACCAAGATGGGATATGGCGGGAAAAGTGATATAACAGCTGATggtgttaattttcattttatgagcTTGAAAGGTTGTAAGACGACAATAGGGAAAGGACAAATTCCAGGACTATTGTTTACACATACTGATGTTAAACAAAAGAATTAG